The following proteins are encoded in a genomic region of Saccharopolyspora antimicrobica:
- a CDS encoding anti-sigma-D factor RsdA, whose product MAERKGPEGEREGRDPVESGQHEDRSTRADGRDVVPAAEPADEGTELSENRRDSDSDESENTRSDADSDGAAVLAFRSRPEDRDSADDSGELVDHDDLDEPIDLAALQDDDALLDALGGTNPDVAVPAAGERPSLEALLVAWRQDVDSSPIGDLVDVETAALAISSGARPRRWLKRRHLVPVATAAAVLMIGFTGVGVAARDAQPGDMLWGVAQVLYSDHTRAVQAASSAREDLDTAESAIERGNRPAAQAALESAQQQMRVIDDEHGLSDLQAAHASLTRRIDQGEQPSSNESTPQTTPPTSTPSPSQPSELPEPTDSSSVPPTSSTPTETTTSPSETSGSSENPSSSWGGLIPNNSSGTSHP is encoded by the coding sequence ATGGCTGAGCGGAAGGGGCCCGAGGGGGAGCGGGAAGGACGCGACCCGGTCGAGTCCGGCCAGCACGAAGACCGTTCGACCCGGGCGGACGGGCGGGACGTGGTGCCCGCGGCGGAGCCCGCAGACGAGGGAACGGAACTGAGCGAAAACCGTCGGGATTCCGACTCGGACGAGTCCGAAAACACCCGAAGCGACGCCGATTCGGACGGCGCCGCGGTGCTCGCCTTCCGGTCGCGGCCGGAAGACCGGGACAGTGCCGACGACTCCGGCGAACTGGTCGACCACGACGACTTGGACGAGCCGATCGACCTGGCCGCGCTGCAGGACGACGACGCGCTGCTGGACGCGCTCGGCGGCACCAACCCGGACGTGGCGGTGCCCGCGGCCGGAGAACGCCCCAGCTTGGAAGCACTGCTGGTGGCCTGGCGGCAGGACGTGGACTCCTCGCCGATCGGTGATCTGGTCGACGTCGAGACCGCGGCGCTCGCGATCTCGTCGGGCGCGCGCCCGCGCCGCTGGCTCAAGCGGCGGCACCTGGTACCGGTCGCGACCGCGGCAGCCGTGCTGATGATCGGCTTCACCGGGGTCGGGGTCGCTGCTCGCGATGCCCAGCCCGGCGACATGCTGTGGGGCGTCGCGCAGGTGCTCTACTCCGACCACACCCGTGCGGTGCAGGCGGCGAGCTCGGCGCGCGAAGACCTGGACACGGCGGAAAGCGCGATAGAGCGCGGCAACCGCCCGGCAGCGCAGGCTGCGTTGGAGTCGGCGCAGCAGCAGATGCGCGTCATCGACGACGAGCACGGCCTGTCCGACCTGCAGGCCGCGCACGCTTCGCTGACCAGGCGGATCGACCAGGGCGAGCAGCCCAGCAGCAACGAGTCGACGCCGCAGACCACACCGCCGACCTCGACGCCGTCGCCGTCGCAGCCCTCGGAGCTGCCGGAACCGACGGACAGCTCGTCGGTCCCGCCGACTTCGTCCACCCCGACGGAGACGACGACCTCGCCCAGCGAGACCAGCGGCAGCTCGGAGAACCCGTCGAGCAGCTGGGGCGGCCTGATCCCGAACAACAGCAGCGGCACCAGCCACCCCTGA
- a CDS encoding MerR family transcriptional regulator — MSRVTTRPEPAPGEDTPVPIDESGRLGTSEGAEPGGDDEPRLSVAAVARRLGVAPATLRTWDRRYGLGPSDHTSGRHRRYGPADIARLEQMQRALLRGASPMEAARYARTVAAPPPQRSPEVAEQPEENGDGPVLLSGVLDGGDDIKLVSGSNTGGRGLKLTGAGPEARGLGRAALALDSWSVQRLLIEAMDSDGVVAAWQGMLQPVLRAVSERRQRSGSGVEVLQLLVDCASTALRSVIANAPAPLNPRPVVLAPVPGEAQELELVALAAALAANRVGHRLFGAALPREGLAAAVRRSAPAAVVLWADQPHYAAPRVLEDIPITRQRARAFVAGAGWSPEALPAHAELLGSLETAVARVSETVLG; from the coding sequence ATGTCCCGCGTGACGACGCGGCCGGAACCTGCACCCGGGGAGGACACCCCTGTCCCGATCGACGAATCGGGGCGACTGGGCACCTCGGAGGGCGCTGAGCCGGGCGGGGACGACGAGCCGCGGCTCAGCGTCGCGGCGGTGGCCCGCCGCCTCGGTGTCGCACCCGCGACCCTGCGCACCTGGGACCGCCGCTACGGGCTGGGCCCCAGCGACCACACCAGCGGACGGCACCGCCGCTACGGGCCGGCCGACATCGCGCGCCTAGAGCAGATGCAGCGCGCCCTGCTGCGCGGTGCCTCGCCGATGGAGGCCGCCAGGTACGCGCGCACCGTCGCCGCGCCGCCGCCGCAGCGATCCCCGGAGGTCGCCGAGCAGCCGGAGGAGAACGGTGACGGTCCCGTCCTGCTGTCCGGTGTGCTGGACGGCGGGGACGACATCAAGCTGGTCAGCGGCTCCAACACCGGCGGTCGCGGCCTCAAGCTCACCGGCGCGGGCCCCGAGGCTCGCGGGCTCGGGCGGGCGGCGCTCGCGCTGGACTCCTGGTCGGTGCAGCGGCTGCTGATCGAGGCGATGGACTCCGACGGCGTCGTGGCCGCGTGGCAGGGCATGCTGCAGCCCGTCCTGCGCGCGGTGAGCGAACGCCGCCAGCGGTCCGGCTCCGGCGTCGAGGTCCTCCAGCTGCTCGTCGACTGCGCCTCGACGGCGCTGCGTTCGGTGATCGCGAACGCTCCGGCCCCGCTCAACCCGCGTCCGGTGGTGCTCGCCCCGGTGCCCGGCGAGGCGCAGGAGCTCGAACTCGTGGCGCTCGCTGCCGCGCTGGCCGCCAACCGCGTCGGGCACCGCCTGTTCGGCGCCGCGCTGCCCCGGGAGGGCTTGGCGGCCGCGGTGCGGCGTTCCGCGCCCGCCGCGGTCGTGCTGTGGGCCGACCAGCCGCACTACGCCGCCCCGCGGGTGCTGGAGGACATCCCGATCACGCGGCAGCGCGCTCGGGCGTTCGTGGCCGGTGCCGGGTGGTCGCCCGAGGCGCTGCCCGCGCACGCGGAACTCCTCGGCTCGTTGGAGACCGCTGTGGCGCGTGTTTCGGAGACCGTCCTGGGCTGA
- a CDS encoding GuaB3 family IMP dehydrogenase-related protein translates to MRDQVEIGMGRTAMRGYDLDDVAIVPSRRTRSSKDVSLAWQIDAYRFDIPLVTHPTDAVVSPATAVRIGELGGLGVLNAEGLWARHENVEQKLFDVVRAAEEDSDPEAAIRLLQELHSAPIRHDLLAASLKQIKDSGVTVAARVSPQHAEELTPDLLAAGVEVLVVQGTIISAEHVARDGEPLNLKRFIAELDVPVIAGGVGDYRTAMHLMRTGAAGVIVGFGQSRSTTTTQVLGIGVPMATAVADAAAARRDYLDETGGRYVHVIADGALAYSGDIAKAIACGADAVMLGEALTEATESPAQGYYWTAAAAHPSLPRSEITGFAGSDADLEKLLFGPSSDPYGTLNLFGGLRRAMAKTGYRDLKEFQKVGLTLRG, encoded by the coding sequence GTGCGGGATCAGGTTGAGATCGGCATGGGCCGCACGGCGATGCGCGGCTACGACTTGGACGACGTGGCGATCGTGCCGTCCCGGCGCACCCGTTCCTCGAAGGACGTGTCGCTGGCGTGGCAGATCGACGCGTACCGCTTCGACATCCCGCTGGTCACGCACCCGACCGACGCGGTCGTCTCGCCCGCCACGGCGGTGCGCATCGGCGAGCTCGGCGGCCTGGGCGTGCTCAACGCCGAGGGGCTGTGGGCGCGGCACGAGAACGTCGAGCAGAAGCTGTTCGACGTGGTGCGCGCCGCGGAGGAGGACAGCGACCCGGAGGCGGCCATCCGCCTGCTGCAGGAGCTGCACTCCGCGCCGATCCGGCACGACCTGCTCGCCGCTTCGCTGAAGCAGATCAAGGACTCCGGCGTCACCGTCGCCGCTCGGGTCAGCCCGCAGCACGCCGAGGAGCTGACCCCGGACCTGCTCGCGGCCGGTGTGGAGGTGCTGGTCGTGCAGGGCACGATCATCTCCGCCGAGCACGTGGCGCGGGACGGCGAGCCGCTGAACCTCAAGCGCTTCATCGCCGAGCTCGACGTGCCGGTGATCGCCGGTGGTGTCGGTGACTACCGCACCGCGATGCACCTGATGCGCACCGGCGCGGCGGGTGTGATCGTCGGCTTCGGCCAGTCCCGCTCGACGACGACCACCCAGGTCCTGGGCATCGGCGTGCCGATGGCGACGGCGGTCGCCGACGCTGCCGCGGCGCGGCGCGACTACCTGGACGAGACCGGCGGCCGGTACGTGCACGTGATCGCCGACGGCGCGCTGGCCTACTCCGGCGACATCGCGAAGGCGATCGCCTGCGGCGCGGACGCGGTGATGCTGGGCGAGGCGCTGACCGAGGCCACGGAGTCCCCGGCGCAGGGCTACTACTGGACCGCGGCCGCTGCGCACCCGAGCCTGCCGCGCAGCGAGATCACCGGCTTCGCCGGTTCGGACGCGGACCTGGAGAAGCTGCTGTTCGGCCCGAGCAGCGACCCGTACGGCACGCTGAACCTCTTCGGCGGCCTGCGCCGCGCGATGGCCAAGACGGGCTACCGCGACCTGAAGGAGTTCCAGAAGGTCGGCCTCACCCTCCGCGGCTGA
- the guaB gene encoding IMP dehydrogenase encodes MTSELTAPGLPSKFATLGLTFDDVLLLPDESDVIPSGVDTSTQLSRNIRLRVPLLSAAMDTVTEARMAIAMARQGGVGILQRNLSVEEQASQVEVVKRSEAGMVTDPVTCSPDDTLAEVDALCARFRISGVPVTDPDGTLVGIITNRDMRFEVDFTRRVREVMTPAPLITAQVGVTAEAALGLLRRNKIEKLPIVDGADKLRGLITVKDFVKTEQYPSATKDPDGRLLCGAAVGVGADSHERAMALVDAGVDVLIVDTAHGHSRAVLETVGTLKKELGNSVDVIGGNVATRAGAQALIDAGADAVKVGVGPGSICTTRVVAGVGVPQISAIYEASMACRPAGVPIIGDGGIQYSGDIGKAIAAGASSVMLGSLLAGTAEAPGELVLVNGKQFKVYRGMGSLGAMQSRGQGKSYSKDRYFQDDVLSEDKLVPEGIEGRVPFRGPLSQVVAQLVGGLRSGMGYTGSTTIPELQDAKLVRITAAGLKESHPHDITMTVEAPNYTGR; translated from the coding sequence ATGACCAGCGAACTCACCGCACCCGGCCTCCCATCGAAGTTCGCGACGCTGGGGCTGACCTTCGATGACGTGCTACTGCTGCCCGACGAGTCCGACGTCATCCCGAGCGGCGTCGACACCTCCACGCAGCTCTCCCGCAACATCCGGCTGCGCGTTCCGCTGCTGTCGGCCGCGATGGACACCGTGACCGAGGCGCGGATGGCGATCGCGATGGCGCGCCAGGGCGGCGTCGGCATCCTGCAGCGCAACCTCTCGGTGGAGGAGCAGGCCTCCCAGGTCGAGGTGGTCAAGCGCTCCGAGGCGGGCATGGTCACCGACCCGGTGACGTGTTCGCCGGACGACACCCTCGCCGAGGTGGACGCGCTGTGCGCCCGCTTCCGCATCTCCGGTGTTCCGGTGACCGACCCGGACGGCACGCTGGTCGGCATCATCACCAACCGCGACATGCGCTTCGAGGTCGACTTCACGCGCCGCGTGCGCGAGGTGATGACGCCCGCGCCGCTGATCACCGCGCAGGTGGGTGTCACCGCGGAGGCCGCGCTCGGGCTGCTGCGCCGCAACAAGATCGAGAAGCTGCCGATCGTGGACGGCGCGGACAAGCTGCGCGGCCTGATCACCGTCAAGGACTTCGTCAAGACCGAGCAGTACCCCAGCGCCACCAAGGACCCGGACGGCCGGCTGCTGTGCGGCGCCGCGGTGGGCGTCGGCGCGGACTCGCACGAGCGCGCGATGGCGCTGGTCGACGCCGGCGTCGACGTGCTGATCGTGGACACCGCGCACGGCCACTCCCGCGCGGTGCTGGAGACCGTCGGCACGCTGAAGAAGGAACTGGGCAACTCGGTCGACGTGATCGGCGGCAACGTGGCGACCCGCGCGGGCGCGCAGGCGCTGATCGACGCCGGGGCCGACGCGGTGAAGGTCGGCGTCGGGCCGGGCTCGATCTGCACCACCCGCGTGGTCGCCGGGGTCGGCGTGCCGCAGATCAGCGCGATCTACGAGGCGAGCATGGCCTGCCGGCCCGCCGGTGTGCCGATCATCGGCGACGGCGGCATCCAGTACTCCGGGGACATCGGCAAGGCGATCGCCGCCGGTGCCAGCTCGGTCATGCTGGGCAGCCTGCTGGCGGGCACCGCCGAGGCGCCGGGTGAGCTGGTGCTGGTCAACGGCAAGCAGTTCAAGGTCTACCGGGGCATGGGCTCGCTGGGCGCGATGCAGTCGCGCGGCCAGGGCAAGTCCTACTCGAAGGACCGCTACTTCCAGGACGACGTGCTCTCCGAGGACAAGCTGGTGCCGGAGGGCATCGAGGGCCGGGTACCGTTCCGCGGCCCGCTGTCGCAGGTCGTCGCCCAGCTGGTCGGCGGTCTCCGCTCGGGCATGGGCTACACCGGCTCGACGACGATCCCGGAGCTGCAGGACGCGAAGCTGGTGCGGATCACCGCGGCGGGCCTCAAGGAGAGCCACCCGCACGACATCACGATGACGGTCGAGGCGCCGAACTACACCGGCCGCTGA
- a CDS encoding response regulator transcription factor, giving the protein MTTVLICDDRRSVREGLTRVMSAVPGVSRIDCVAHGDELLARFSRQAVDVVLVGTQRAVPNGVEATRRLVSAHPQANVIVFGAPDDAASIAAAIAGGARGYLRWDASRPELVAALAHTLASTSVPAPRQPSDPGVQLTERELQVLRGMSQGKSNGQIGRELYLSEDTVKTHARRLFRKLGVRDRAQAVAHGFRRGLVA; this is encoded by the coding sequence GTGACGACGGTCCTGATCTGCGATGACCGGCGTAGCGTCCGGGAAGGGCTCACTCGTGTGATGTCAGCTGTCCCCGGAGTGAGCCGAATCGATTGCGTCGCCCACGGCGACGAGCTGTTGGCCCGCTTCTCGCGGCAAGCCGTGGACGTCGTGCTGGTCGGCACCCAGCGCGCTGTCCCGAACGGCGTGGAAGCCACCAGACGGCTCGTGTCGGCCCACCCACAAGCGAACGTGATCGTCTTCGGCGCCCCCGACGACGCGGCCAGCATCGCTGCCGCCATCGCCGGTGGTGCTCGCGGTTACCTCCGCTGGGACGCCTCGCGACCGGAACTGGTCGCGGCGCTGGCGCACACCCTGGCGAGCACCTCGGTGCCCGCTCCCCGACAGCCGTCCGACCCCGGTGTGCAGCTGACGGAGCGCGAGCTCCAGGTGCTGCGGGGCATGAGCCAGGGCAAGAGCAACGGCCAGATCGGCCGCGAGCTCTACCTCTCGGAGGACACCGTCAAGACCCACGCGCGCCGGCTGTTCCGCAAGCTCGGCGTCCGCGACCGGGCGCAGGCCGTGGCGCACGGTTTCCGCCGCGGTCTCGTCGCTTGA
- a CDS encoding DUF5319 domain-containing protein — protein sequence MRAVPHDPMPPDPFAGDPEDPSMALGDHDDADGPPLGDEERAELLADLTDLAVYQALLEPRGIRGIVVDCADCGECHYHDWELLRASLEQLLHDGRMRPHEPAFDPNPSEYVTWEYCRGYADGVTESETTR from the coding sequence GTGCGGGCCGTGCCGCACGATCCGATGCCCCCAGACCCGTTCGCGGGCGACCCGGAAGATCCGAGCATGGCACTCGGCGATCACGACGACGCCGACGGCCCGCCACTCGGTGACGAGGAACGCGCCGAGCTGCTCGCCGACCTGACCGACCTCGCGGTCTACCAGGCGTTGCTCGAACCCCGCGGCATCCGCGGCATCGTGGTGGACTGCGCCGACTGCGGCGAATGCCACTACCACGACTGGGAGCTGCTGCGGGCCAGCCTGGAGCAGCTGCTGCACGACGGTCGCATGCGACCGCACGAGCCGGCCTTCGATCCCAACCCCAGCGAGTACGTGACCTGGGAGTACTGCCGCGGCTACGCCGACGGCGTCACGGAGAGCGAGACCACCCGCTGA
- a CDS encoding sigma-70 family RNA polymerase sigma factor, with translation MTNVGDGLDALVSAAVDGDRQSIERLLAEIRPLVVRYCRARVGRNERSFASADDVAQEVCLAVLTALPSYKDQGRPFLAFVYGIAAHKVADAHRALARNRSEPVADVPDTPESEAGPEQRAMQGELSGRMAQLLRVLPAKQREILLLRVVVGLSAEETAEAVGSTPGAVRVAQHRALARLRKTLSAEEVV, from the coding sequence ATGACCAACGTGGGGGACGGGCTGGACGCTCTTGTAAGCGCCGCCGTCGACGGCGATCGTCAGTCGATCGAGCGCTTGCTGGCCGAAATCCGTCCTTTGGTGGTGCGGTACTGCCGCGCCAGAGTCGGACGAAACGAGAGGTCGTTCGCTTCGGCGGACGACGTGGCCCAAGAGGTGTGCCTCGCGGTGCTGACCGCGTTGCCCTCCTACAAGGACCAGGGTCGTCCGTTCCTGGCGTTCGTGTACGGCATCGCCGCGCACAAGGTGGCTGATGCGCACCGGGCGTTGGCCCGCAACCGCTCCGAACCCGTGGCGGACGTTCCGGATACCCCGGAGTCCGAAGCCGGTCCGGAGCAGCGGGCGATGCAAGGTGAGCTCTCGGGCAGGATGGCGCAACTACTTCGCGTCCTCCCGGCGAAGCAGCGGGAAATCCTGCTTCTCCGGGTGGTCGTCGGGTTGTCGGCGGAGGAAACCGCCGAAGCGGTCGGCTCTACGCCGGGCGCGGTACGCGTGGCTCAACACCGCGCGTTGGCCCGGCTGCGAAAGACGCTGTCCGCGGAGGAGGTGGTCTGA
- a CDS encoding GMC family oxidoreductase N-terminal domain-containing protein, giving the protein MAGRDGAHRDDTDFDVVVIGSGFGGSVAALRLTEKGYRVAVLEAGRRFTDDELPKTSWDLRKFLWAPQLGCYGVQRIHLLQNVLILAGAGVGGGSLNYANTLYRPLKPFYNDPQWAHITDWESELAPYYDQATRMLGVVDNPSTTPSDVVLRKVAGQMGAESTFHTTPVGVYFGTAGKTDADPFFGGAGPARTGCTECGACMTGCRVGAKNTLVKNYLYLAEAGGAKVFPLTTVDRLAQGADGRWRIGTSRTGAKWNRRPRIFRADQVVVAAGTWGTQNLLHRSRERGDLPRLSGRLGRLTRTNSEAIIGAQMPKVDPEQDFSSGVAITSSFHPDENTHIEPCRYTKGANAMGLLQTLPTKGGTSEPRLRQWFRYLREHPLHALRLLSVKDWSQRTVILLVMQSLDNSLTTKLRKRFGRTQLTSEQGHGAPNPTYIRAGEQANELVAEEIGGIAGGTWGELFDIPMTAHFLGGCAIGEDAEHGVIDPYHRAHGYPTMSIVDGSAVSANLGVNPSLTITAQAERAFAMWPNKGETDTRPDQRETYRRVAPVEPKSPAVPASAPAALHLPIV; this is encoded by the coding sequence ATGGCTGGACGTGACGGGGCGCACCGGGATGACACCGATTTCGACGTGGTCGTGATCGGGTCCGGATTCGGCGGCAGCGTGGCCGCGCTGCGGTTGACGGAGAAGGGCTACCGGGTGGCCGTGCTGGAAGCCGGTCGCCGGTTCACCGACGACGAGCTGCCGAAGACCTCCTGGGACCTGCGGAAGTTCCTGTGGGCGCCGCAGCTCGGCTGCTACGGCGTGCAGCGGATCCACCTGCTGCAGAACGTCCTGATCCTGGCGGGCGCCGGGGTCGGCGGCGGCTCGCTGAACTACGCGAACACCCTGTACCGGCCGCTCAAGCCGTTCTACAACGACCCGCAGTGGGCGCACATCACCGACTGGGAGTCCGAACTCGCGCCGTACTACGACCAGGCGACGCGGATGCTCGGCGTGGTGGACAACCCGAGCACCACGCCCTCGGACGTGGTGCTGCGGAAGGTCGCCGGGCAGATGGGCGCCGAGAGCACCTTCCACACCACGCCGGTCGGCGTGTACTTCGGCACGGCGGGCAAGACCGACGCCGACCCGTTCTTCGGCGGCGCCGGCCCCGCTCGCACCGGCTGCACCGAGTGCGGCGCGTGCATGACCGGCTGCCGCGTCGGCGCGAAGAACACGCTGGTGAAGAACTACCTGTACCTGGCCGAAGCGGGCGGTGCGAAGGTGTTCCCGCTGACCACCGTCGACCGGCTGGCGCAGGGCGCCGACGGCCGGTGGCGGATCGGCACTTCGCGCACCGGCGCGAAGTGGAACCGCCGCCCGCGCATCTTCCGGGCCGACCAGGTGGTGGTGGCCGCAGGCACCTGGGGAACGCAGAACCTGCTGCACCGCAGCAGGGAACGCGGCGACCTGCCCCGGCTGTCCGGCCGCCTCGGCCGCCTCACCCGCACCAACTCCGAGGCGATCATCGGCGCGCAGATGCCGAAGGTCGACCCGGAGCAGGACTTCTCCAGCGGCGTGGCGATCACCTCGTCGTTCCACCCGGACGAGAACACCCACATCGAGCCGTGCCGCTACACCAAGGGCGCGAACGCGATGGGCCTGCTGCAGACCCTGCCGACCAAGGGCGGCACCTCGGAACCGCGGCTGCGGCAGTGGTTCCGCTACCTGCGCGAGCACCCGCTGCACGCGCTGCGCCTGCTCTCGGTGAAGGACTGGAGCCAGCGCACCGTGATCCTGCTGGTCATGCAGAGCCTCGACAACTCGCTGACCACCAAGCTGCGCAAGCGGTTCGGGCGCACGCAGCTGACCTCCGAGCAGGGCCACGGCGCGCCCAACCCGACCTACATCCGGGCCGGGGAGCAGGCCAACGAGCTGGTCGCGGAGGAGATCGGCGGCATCGCCGGCGGCACCTGGGGCGAGCTGTTCGACATCCCGATGACCGCGCACTTCCTGGGCGGCTGCGCGATCGGCGAGGACGCCGAGCACGGCGTCATCGACCCGTACCACCGGGCGCACGGCTACCCGACGATGTCCATCGTGGACGGTTCCGCGGTGAGCGCGAACCTGGGCGTGAACCCGTCGCTGACCATCACCGCCCAGGCCGAGCGGGCGTTCGCGATGTGGCCG